A genomic region of Brienomyrus brachyistius isolate T26 chromosome 6, BBRACH_0.4, whole genome shotgun sequence contains the following coding sequences:
- the si:ch211-102c2.4 gene encoding trem-like transcript 4 protein — MTLLPYILILLYAESCLCMGPWVLRCPYTPDQKDMPRVWCKRTSAECCSGIFFNSSVSQLENGAVMVQQDSGTYSLRILQLSQGEGVYWCGLLNTENYIIKLAEMEIQHDLLNDVWWILRWILMAVLLTIIPAMQLCSWIKEKNKFGDEAMKLESRSAASQRDWDS; from the exons ATGACTCTGCTTCCATACATCCTCATACTCCTGTACGCAG AGTCATGCTTGTGTATGGGCCCCTGGGTATTGAGGTGCCCCTACACGCCAGATCAGAAGGACATGCCCCGCGTCTGGTGCAAGAGGACCTCTGCCGAGTGCTGCTCCGGTATTTTCTTCAACAGCAGCGTGTCCCAGCTGGAAAACGGCGCAGTCATGGTGCAGCAGGATTCTGGGACCTATAGCCTGAGAATACTGCAGCTCTCCCAGGGTGAGGGGGTCTACTGGTGTGGACTGCTGAATACTGAAAATTACATCATCAAGCTGGCTGAGATGGAGATACAGCACG ACCTTCTGAATGATGTGTGGTGGATTCTCCGCTGGATCCTGATGGCAGTATTATTGACAATAATACCTGCCATGCAGCTGTGCTCCTGGATTAAG gaaaaaaacaaatttgGAGATGAGGCTATGAAACTCGAATCACGGTCTGCTGCTTCACAGAGGGACTGGGATTCCTGA
- the LOC125745467 gene encoding tyrosine-protein phosphatase non-receptor type 7-like isoform X2, producing MDQTEEPALCNDMDPPEEPHSHNDVNKPKESSHCDVDQLRCHPSSSNTKQPGDVLSPSEMELPCDHPYPRNVDQSRDFPSSCEMDQPGDCPVLSDMGMSRNPTFPSDANSNTDPSPASDMDQTMNFSTVQKYPLPTVGSRKQARLQERRGSNVSLVLDVSSLGMVEPLCTISTPRDTILQLLRTSKRPLDASQLQVASRQTHILDLEYQQIPPNFVNATELNVPGHALKDRYKAILPNPETRVLLGGSTTEVEDNSYINANCIRGYGESAKSYIATQAPMVNTVEDFWEMVWQEESAIIVMIVELKEMTEKCVQYWPDQTDVYGRVTVVVNSVVSGNGYTVREMTVQMGSESRRLRHYWYSTWPDHQIPPAGPLLQLVLDVQSYRKTLCSPGPTVVHCRAGIGRTGCFIACSACCEQLEQEGQVDVLGTVCQLRLDRGGMIQTTEQYQFLYLALALHSEKLGEKDTNQSTDSISSQRREKEQENDPGPQESSE from the exons ATGGACCAGACTGAAGAGCCCGCCCTTTGCAATGACATGGATCCACCCGAAGAGCCTCACTCTCACAACGATGTAAACAAACCCAAGGAATCCTCTCACTGTGATGTCGATCAGCTCAGGTGTCATCCCTCTTCTAGTAACACAAAGCAGCCCGGGGATGTGCTATCTCCCAGTGAGATGGAGTTGCCCTGTGATCACCCGTATCCTAGGAATGTGGACCAGAGCAGGGATTTCCCTTCTTCTTGTGAAATGGACCAGCCCGGCGACTGCCCTGTACTGAGTGACATGGGAATGTCCAGAAATCCCACCTTTCCCAGTGATGCGAATAGCAATACGGATCCTTCACCTGCCAGTGACATGGACCAGACTATGAATTTCTCAACTGTACAGAAATACCCTCTTCCCACAGTTGGCAGTCGTAAACAGGCCCGCCTTCAGGAGAG GCGGGGCTCCAATGTGTCACTGGTCCTGGATGTGAGTAGTCTGGGCATGGTGGAGCCACTGTGTACTATCTCCACTCCACGCGACACCATCCTGCAGCTGCTCAGAACCAGTAAACGCCCCCTAGATGCTTCACAGCTACAAGTGGCCTCCAGGCAAACGCATATATTGGACCTGGAGTATCAG CAAATACCCCCAAACTTTGTAAATGCAACCGAGCTGAATGTTCCAGGACATgccttaa aggACCGATACAAGGCCATACTGCCAA ATCCTGAGACCCGCGTGCTGCTGGGGGGAAGCACTACGGAAGTGGAGGACAACAGCTATATCAACGCAAACTGCATTCGG GGCTACGGTGAATCTGCCAAAAGCTATATTGCCACACAGGCCCCCATGGTTAACACAGTGGAGGACTTCTGGGAGATGGTCTGGCAGGAGGAGTCTGCGATAATTGTAATGATTGTAGAGCTCAAGGAGATGACAGAG AAATGTGTCCAGTACTGGCCGGACCAGACCGATGTATATGGCCGGGTCACCGTGGTTGTGAACTCAGTGGTGTCGGGCAACGGCTACACAGTTCGCGAGATGACTGTCCAG ATGGGGTCAGAGAGCAGACGGTTGAGGCACTACTGGTACTCCACTTGGCCGGACCACCAGATCCCCCCTGCAGGCCCCCTCTTGCAACTAGTTCTGGATGTCCAGTCCTACAGAAAGACCCTGTGCAGCCCTGGTCCCACTGTCGTCCATTGCAG GGCAGGCATCGGGCGTACGGGCTGCTTCATCGCCTGCAGCGCGTGCTGTGAGCAGCTGGAGCAGGAAGGACAGGTGGACGTGCTGGGGACCGTCTGCCAGCTGCGGCTCGACAG GGGTGGGATGATCCAGACCACTGAGCAATACCAGTTCCTTTACTTGGCTTTAGCCTTGCACAGTGAGAAACTGGGAGAGAAGGACACCAACCAGTCCACAGACTCTATCTCCTCACAGAGAAGAGAAAAGGAGCAGGAAAATGACCCCGGACCGCAGGAGTCATCTGAGTGA
- the LOC125745467 gene encoding tyrosine-protein phosphatase non-receptor type 7-like isoform X1 yields MRGLLGSRRVQRSIRVCLCGALGCRVGKAVSSNMDQTEEPALCNDMDPPEEPHSHNDVNKPKESSHCDVDQLRCHPSSSNTKQPGDVLSPSEMELPCDHPYPRNVDQSRDFPSSCEMDQPGDCPVLSDMGMSRNPTFPSDANSNTDPSPASDMDQTMNFSTVQKYPLPTVGSRKQARLQERRGSNVSLVLDVSSLGMVEPLCTISTPRDTILQLLRTSKRPLDASQLQVASRQTHILDLEYQQIPPNFVNATELNVPGHALKDRYKAILPNPETRVLLGGSTTEVEDNSYINANCIRGYGESAKSYIATQAPMVNTVEDFWEMVWQEESAIIVMIVELKEMTEKCVQYWPDQTDVYGRVTVVVNSVVSGNGYTVREMTVQMGSESRRLRHYWYSTWPDHQIPPAGPLLQLVLDVQSYRKTLCSPGPTVVHCRAGIGRTGCFIACSACCEQLEQEGQVDVLGTVCQLRLDRGGMIQTTEQYQFLYLALALHSEKLGEKDTNQSTDSISSQRREKEQENDPGPQESSE; encoded by the exons TAACATGGACCAGACTGAAGAGCCCGCCCTTTGCAATGACATGGATCCACCCGAAGAGCCTCACTCTCACAACGATGTAAACAAACCCAAGGAATCCTCTCACTGTGATGTCGATCAGCTCAGGTGTCATCCCTCTTCTAGTAACACAAAGCAGCCCGGGGATGTGCTATCTCCCAGTGAGATGGAGTTGCCCTGTGATCACCCGTATCCTAGGAATGTGGACCAGAGCAGGGATTTCCCTTCTTCTTGTGAAATGGACCAGCCCGGCGACTGCCCTGTACTGAGTGACATGGGAATGTCCAGAAATCCCACCTTTCCCAGTGATGCGAATAGCAATACGGATCCTTCACCTGCCAGTGACATGGACCAGACTATGAATTTCTCAACTGTACAGAAATACCCTCTTCCCACAGTTGGCAGTCGTAAACAGGCCCGCCTTCAGGAGAG GCGGGGCTCCAATGTGTCACTGGTCCTGGATGTGAGTAGTCTGGGCATGGTGGAGCCACTGTGTACTATCTCCACTCCACGCGACACCATCCTGCAGCTGCTCAGAACCAGTAAACGCCCCCTAGATGCTTCACAGCTACAAGTGGCCTCCAGGCAAACGCATATATTGGACCTGGAGTATCAG CAAATACCCCCAAACTTTGTAAATGCAACCGAGCTGAATGTTCCAGGACATgccttaa aggACCGATACAAGGCCATACTGCCAA ATCCTGAGACCCGCGTGCTGCTGGGGGGAAGCACTACGGAAGTGGAGGACAACAGCTATATCAACGCAAACTGCATTCGG GGCTACGGTGAATCTGCCAAAAGCTATATTGCCACACAGGCCCCCATGGTTAACACAGTGGAGGACTTCTGGGAGATGGTCTGGCAGGAGGAGTCTGCGATAATTGTAATGATTGTAGAGCTCAAGGAGATGACAGAG AAATGTGTCCAGTACTGGCCGGACCAGACCGATGTATATGGCCGGGTCACCGTGGTTGTGAACTCAGTGGTGTCGGGCAACGGCTACACAGTTCGCGAGATGACTGTCCAG ATGGGGTCAGAGAGCAGACGGTTGAGGCACTACTGGTACTCCACTTGGCCGGACCACCAGATCCCCCCTGCAGGCCCCCTCTTGCAACTAGTTCTGGATGTCCAGTCCTACAGAAAGACCCTGTGCAGCCCTGGTCCCACTGTCGTCCATTGCAG GGCAGGCATCGGGCGTACGGGCTGCTTCATCGCCTGCAGCGCGTGCTGTGAGCAGCTGGAGCAGGAAGGACAGGTGGACGTGCTGGGGACCGTCTGCCAGCTGCGGCTCGACAG GGGTGGGATGATCCAGACCACTGAGCAATACCAGTTCCTTTACTTGGCTTTAGCCTTGCACAGTGAGAAACTGGGAGAGAAGGACACCAACCAGTCCACAGACTCTATCTCCTCACAGAGAAGAGAAAAGGAGCAGGAAAATGACCCCGGACCGCAGGAGTCATCTGAGTGA